In the genome of Patescibacteria group bacterium, one region contains:
- a CDS encoding polysaccharide deacetylase family protein produces the protein MKKIIAGIIVFSFISVSLFGNNAQAATKTTDLQKKTPQVESSSDPEVQRAPTQELRAQARSINIQALLAPQAITTTSLGPNLIANPGFENGSPSLPTSWQKNRWSNNLGAFMYPVTGIDGSKAASVSITSYTAGDAKWFFADVPVTAGKTYEFSNYSQASISSILTIRYKMTDGSYTYKYLSAVPAQSTFTQNKYTIIVPTNAVAMTVFHLIDKVGILSVDDYELREVITTTIPDPTPTPSENLVPNGNLESQATNGNPTGWSKNRWGNNTGSFTYPLSGVSGSKAARVTTTSYTTGDAKWYFEPVAVSAGTYEYTDTYSSTVPTELTAQFIHKDGSITYKWLGTAPVTTEFTTIKKSITVTDSVAKVTVLHVLPAVGFLTIDNVSLVKGSTPTPPPTLFSNGAVSLTFDDGWLSQYQNSVPKMNSVNMKGTFYVTSRQLSDFGFTGFFSKDTIKTIYADGHEIGSHTQTHPHLTTLSQTQQTTEIQGSRQDLLDLNVGPITTFAYPFGEYNEISIQAVKNSGYSSARSTIDGYATVGTDKYQLPRQSVEVDTSIEQIRQWIDTAIANKQWLILAFHRIDQSNDQYAVTPANFNLIIDYLAQKNARVITVDQGIKALQ, from the coding sequence ATGAAAAAGATTATTGCCGGAATCATTGTTTTCAGTTTTATATCAGTTAGCTTATTCGGTAATAATGCTCAAGCAGCCACAAAAACTACTGACTTACAAAAAAAGACTCCTCAAGTTGAAAGCAGTAGTGATCCTGAAGTACAGAGAGCCCCCACCCAAGAACTACGTGCTCAAGCCCGCTCAATCAATATTCAAGCACTACTTGCTCCTCAAGCAATAACAACAACATCTCTCGGTCCCAATCTTATAGCTAATCCTGGATTCGAAAATGGAAGTCCATCACTTCCTACAAGCTGGCAAAAAAACCGTTGGTCAAACAACCTTGGTGCTTTCATGTATCCGGTTACTGGAATTGATGGATCAAAAGCCGCAAGTGTTTCAATTACTAGCTATACCGCAGGTGATGCAAAGTGGTTTTTTGCTGATGTGCCTGTTACTGCTGGTAAAACATATGAATTTTCAAATTACTCTCAAGCGTCAATCAGTAGCATCCTAACAATAAGATACAAGATGACTGATGGTTCATACACATACAAATATTTGAGCGCAGTTCCAGCACAATCTACATTCACTCAAAATAAATACACGATAATTGTTCCAACAAATGCAGTGGCAATGACAGTATTTCATCTTATAGATAAAGTAGGAATATTAAGTGTAGACGATTATGAATTGCGAGAAGTAATTACAACAACAATTCCAGATCCCACTCCTACCCCATCTGAGAATCTTGTTCCCAATGGGAATCTAGAATCCCAGGCAACCAATGGTAATCCTACAGGCTGGAGTAAAAATCGTTGGGGAAATAATACAGGTTCGTTTACCTATCCACTATCAGGAGTAAGTGGATCAAAGGCAGCTCGAGTAACAACAACAAGTTATACAACGGGAGATGCAAAGTGGTATTTTGAACCAGTAGCAGTATCTGCTGGAACATATGAATATACCGATACCTACAGTTCAACTGTTCCTACAGAACTTACTGCACAATTCATTCACAAAGATGGAAGTATTACATACAAATGGCTTGGTACAGCTCCGGTTACCACAGAATTCACCACGATAAAAAAATCTATAACAGTTACTGACAGTGTTGCAAAAGTCACTGTATTACATGTACTACCTGCAGTTGGTTTCCTGACGATAGATAATGTGAGTTTAGTAAAAGGATCAACTCCTACCCCACCGCCAACACTATTTAGTAATGGTGCTGTTAGCCTCACTTTTGATGATGGTTGGTTATCTCAATATCAAAACTCAGTTCCAAAAATGAACAGTGTAAACATGAAAGGTACTTTCTATGTAACAAGTCGCCAGCTTTCAGATTTTGGATTTACGGGATTCTTTAGCAAAGATACTATCAAGACTATTTATGCTGATGGACATGAAATTGGATCTCATACGCAGACCCATCCTCACCTCACTACGTTAAGTCAAACTCAACAGACAACCGAAATCCAAGGATCACGACAAGATCTTCTAGATCTAAATGTGGGACCAATTACTACTTTCGCCTACCCTTTTGGAGAATATAATGAGATCTCAATTCAAGCAGTAAAAAATAGTGGGTACTCATCAGCACGATCTACAATTGATGGCTATGCAACCGTAGGGACAGATAAATATCAGCTCCCCCGACAATCAGTAGAAGTAGATACATCAATAGAACAAATTCGGCAGTGGATCGATACAGCTATTGCAAATAAGCAGTGGCTCATCCTTGCATTCCATAGAATAGATCAGAGCAATGATCAATATGCAGTAACACCAGCAAATTTTAATTTAATCATTGATTATCTTGCACAAAAGAATGCACGAGTTATCACAGTAGACCAAGGAATTAAAGCTCTACAATAG